A stretch of DNA from Candidatus Saccharibacteria bacterium oral taxon 488:
GTTTGTTTAACTCGCATAGTGTTATTTCCCCTGTTTTTATCCTATCAGCTTAAGCATAACAGTTAATCGCTGGGTTTTCAATATTTTTGCCAATAAAGATGCTATAATATCCCGTATGAATGCACAGAAATCCCAAGTTAAACCACCATTGGTGTCAATTATTACCGCCACCTATAATGACGAAACATACATTGAGTCCTCAATTCGCTCCGTGCTGTCACAAGATTTTACTGATTTCGAGTACCTTATTATTAATGATGGCTCAACCGATAATACAAAAAAAATCGTTCAGCGCCTTCAAAAAGAAGATGGCCGCATTCGCCTCATTAATCAAAAAAATAGCGGCCTAGTAGCCTCACTCAACCGCGGCATTACCGAAGCGCGCGGTACTTACATTGCCCGTATTGATGGCGACGACGAGTGGTTGCCGCACAAATTGAAAACTCAGGTTGCTATGCTTGAAGCAAATAAAAACCTAGTTCTGGTTGGCGGAGGCGCAGAAATTATAAACCAAGACAGCGTGCCGACTGGTTTTATTTTTAACGTTGCTCGTAATGAAGATATCAGACTTGGTCTTTGCATTTTTAATCAATTCTGCCATTCATCGGTTGTTTATCGCCGCCAGGCGGCACTTGACGCTGGTCTTTACCCTGACACCTGTCCAGCCGAGGATTATGACCTGTTTAGTAAATTTGCCGAACACGGTGAACTTGCTAACGTACCTTACCCCGTTTTCCGCTATCGCATTAGTGACGGCAGCATCTCGGCTAAACGGCGCGATGAGCAAAATCGTCTCGCTAAAAAGTTTTCGCTTCGCAACTGGGATAT
This window harbors:
- a CDS encoding glycosyltransferase family 2 protein, producing the protein MNAQKSQVKPPLVSIITATYNDETYIESSIRSVLSQDFTDFEYLIINDGSTDNTKKIVQRLQKEDGRIRLINQKNSGLVASLNRGITEARGTYIARIDGDDEWLPHKLKTQVAMLEANKNLVLVGGGAEIINQDSVPTGFIFNVARNEDIRLGLCIFNQFCHSSVVYRRQAALDAGLYPDTCPAEDYDLFSKFAEHGELANVPYPVFRYRISDGSISAKRRDEQNRLAKKFSLRNWDIVQPTVTSRADIKRAFAYYIKNPINHDFGISHKHAYTFVLMRIGYRMLQKGQVGKGLRQLWNVASTGRTASKIVVKWGLDIIKIKLRPSRRKTKTAA